The genomic region ACGCATGCTCTGCCCTCGCGGGCGCAGCCCAGTCCGCGCCCAAGCCGGTCCGTGCCGCTCTGCCCTCGTGCGCGCGAACCCGTCGCTGTGCCTGGTCGCACTCGGCCTCCCGCACTCGGCCCGCGCCGACTCCGCCCGCCACGGCCGCCTGCCGGCTCCGCGCGCACCGGCTACCGCCGCTGTGGCCGGCTGCTACTGCAGTAGGGGgcacccctttttttcttttttctatttctttgtTTTTTTACAAAAACTGATGAGTGGGACCCACCGGCAGGTCAAATACCACCTTTGACTGTGTCCACGTCATCATCTGGTCTGGGTAAACCACCTAGGGTGCTTTTTTGTCCGGTATGAGATTGTTTAGGGTGGTATAAGAGCTGAAAAATAAACCAGGGAGTAAAGTGAACCACCCACTTTATTcaggtagtaaaatggactttttttcttttaaaaagacaaagaaaaacaaAACTCTTGAAATCGCATACACACCTAGCCCTCGATGTCACGATCAAATTAGGCATGGAACATAGTGCATGCGGCATCTTGGGTGGTGTGCAAACATGATGGTGTTCGGGTGCACGCCAGAAATAGCCGCTTTCAAACGAGCGGCATGCATAGAGCAGTGACCCACGACACACTCCCGACCACACTCGCTGAACGGCCGcgcgcatccatgcatgcatgcagtcaGCCAGCCAGCCTCTGGTCGCTCGCGCGCGCGCGTATATACTCACCCACGCCCCACTCGCATTCTCGTGATCGATCGATCGATAGAGACCGCCTCCCGGCCGGCCGGAGTGGATCGTGCTCATACGTCGACCATGGCCACGCGCCGCAGCAGCACGGGCGGCTGCcacgtctcctccctcctcgtcctcctcttcctcgcctcCGCCTCGGCGTCCCTCCTCGGCGCCCGCGCCAAAGGCCCCGTCGTGGACGTCAAGGCGTCCTGCGCCAAGACGGACGGCCCGATCACCTGCAACTCCTTCCTCGGGCCCGAGCCGGACACCAAGACGGCGGACGCGCGCGGGCTGGCGGAGATCGCCATGAAGGTCACCGCCAAGCTCGGCGGCTTGGTGGGGGCCTACGCGCGCCGCGAGCTGGATCTGGTCAAGGACAACCCGACGTGGCAGTGCCTGGACGAGTGCGCCGAGGACATCGAGGACGCGCTGTCGCACCTGGACGACGCCCTGGGCGGCGTCAACGACGCCCAGTTCGACCAGGTCCGCCAGTACATCGACCTCTCCGAGCAGGACACCTGGTCCTGCGACGAGACCTGCCGGGACACGCCGCCCAGCCCGGTCAAGACCGAGCTGCTCCGCAAGAACCTCGACTTCGACAGGATGATGAACGTTACCCGCCAGCTCATCAAGCTCGCCGACGGGGGCGCCTCGCCGGTGCCGCCGAAACCCGCTATTCTTCCATGAGATGCATAATTCGCACTAGCGATATACCATTCCTGATGTGCTTTTATATTATATGTACGCACCCACAAGTGTTACATACTACTCCGTCTTAGCTATATATAGGTTGTCATAATTGTACGTAGTACTTGTTTTATTCTGCAAAAATGTCTCTTATCAATAAATTAAACTTGTTTTACATACTACTCTGTCTTTCTTGACGTGTTTCGAATAACAAAGCTTTTGTGTATTCCCTCCGTCCTTAAAAGAGTGTATTTTTAACTTTGCTAAAAAGTCAAATTTTTTTATGTTTGACTGTATTTATACAAGAGTATagcaacatttatgccatcaaattaatagcattagattcatgataaaatatattttcatctaCTCCAATTTGGTTTCACAAACGTTGATATATTTTtacacaaactcggtcaaactttaaAATAATTTGACCTTCCAACAAAGTTGAAAGTACACTCTTTGAAGGAAGGAGAGAGTACATAATATTGTTACAAAATAATTCACTTACTAGGCCAACATCGTCCACATTTTAATATTTCCGCAGAAGGACATGACCACCACTAAATTCAACAAGAATAAATTTGCAccaatgcttgtttgattgtaggaaaggaaaaacaaaaaaaacatttgTTTGACTGAATCAAATTTTTTTCTTGGTGGAAAGGAATTCTTGGGGGAACAAGTTGAAGGAAGATAATCCTGCAAGTTAAACAATCTTTACGTGGGGAGAGACAACCAAAAGTTAGTAAGAAAGCTAAACAACTAATACATATAGAAAAACCATGAGAATTCTAATGGCTCATTTTATTTGCGCGACAACAAatactctaaaataggaaaaaacaatAAGATAACAATGTTGTGCTCACCGGAATCCTAAAGGATTGAATTTGCACAAAAGTTTGCTTGTTAATCATTTTTGTGAATCAGTTTGCTTGTTAATATATGACTTGTGAAAAAATATCAAAGTTACTGAATTTATTGGAGTCAAGCGGAAGTGATTATTTTTCACATAACATGGATCCTTGAATTTGCATAAGTCTACAAACttgttttctttctttattttgaaACAACCACtggggaagaggggggggggggggctcctcacATGAATACTTGAGTGTGACTCATTTTGAAAAGAGAACAATCCAGTTTATAAGTGAAACTGGAACAAAAATAAGATTGTTTGCCACTCCCTCCGTAAaaaaatataaaagcatttagatcactaccaatatttctttacagagagtgTACATCATAGAAAATAAACTTAGATACCATTGTAAAAATTTAAATTTCAGCCGTCAGCATTATCATTACTCCTTATGCTTAGAAATCTTGTCATTTTAGTTAATTTCGTAAATCAATTTCAAGCTTAGACCATAAATTTTTTGATTTGCTAGGTGCAGCTAGAAAAATATGGTTGTAAAAAGAACTCGCTTTCGTAGGTTGTTTTAGTATTTGCTCGCTATTCTTAAGTTTCCCCAAAAAAAAACATAAAACTTCGCCCATTATATCCAAAAACAGCATATATTTCTTATCAGAGGAGTACTTTCGAACAATAATCAAATGGTTTTCAATCTGGTGTGATATAACTTGCATGTCGTTACTATATCATTGCTATGTACTTGGCGCTCTTAACTACGTTTTTTTCAACATAGTACAGACGTAGAtgctcatacatacatacatacactcaTCCTTATAAACGCACGCGCACACACCCCctaccctatgagcacctccgggAGACTGAGCCAACACATCATCTTGAAATTGACGAACTTGCCACAGACACCTTCTTAGTCAATGGGAACGTCTCCCtccactgaacgcacatcaccgGAAGGCCtgaaatatatacaaaaaaatgcGACCACCAATGCCAAATCTATGACTTGAACCGTGTGGGTTGGTTCCATCGAAGTAACCTAACCATCTGAGTATAATTTTCTCAAGTCTCATTCAAATTTGGAAAAGTGCACTTTTTCTTAGAAAAAGAGAGACTAGAGCAGGCGCAAGTTGCAATCTTCACTAAACTGAACCTATGGTTTTCTAAAGCAAATGAGATTCATGACCTTAATCCACATAGACATAGATATGCCCTTTAATATGTGTAAAATTACACTATGCATGTATTGAACATGCTGAAATAATATGATTGCATTCGTTTGCAAAATACTAGTATATACTCTCTTTTTTTTACTAATATTAGGAGTGCTGGTAATCCATAGTCCGCGCGTTGCTCTCCTTAAAACTCAGCCACCGCTCGCTCACAAAACACTCCTGACCACGCGCACCGAGCGGGCACATGCACATACGTACGTACATGCAGCTCTCGTCACCACTCCCAAGACAAATCGATCCTCAGGCCGGAGCGAGTTCATCGATCGACCATGGCCATGGCGGCGCGTTGCAACACGCCTAGTGTCAACCTCctatccctcctcctcctcctcctcctctccagcgcaCTCCTCGTCACCGCCGCCGGCAACTCCGCCAAGGACGCCTGCTCCAAGGCGCCAGACCAGCAGTTCTGCGTGGCCTTCCTGGCAGGCATCCCGGAGAGCATGACGGTGGACGCGCGCGGGCTGGCGGAGCTGGGCATCCGTGCCGCGGCCAAGATCGGCGCCGCGGAGGGCACGGCCGCGCGCACCCAGCTGAACCTGGTCACGATCAAGGGCCCGCAGTGGCAGTGCATGGACTCGTGCGTCGCCGACGTGGAGGAGGCCGTCTCCCACCTCGACGTCGACAGGGGCAAGGGCGGCGTCACCGCCATGGACGACGCCAAGTTCAACGACGCGCGCGACTACGTGGAGAGCGCCGAGAAGGACGGGCTGACGTGGAACTGCGACCAGTGCCGGGATGGCCTCACGGCGCCCGTCAAGACCGGGCTGCTACCCAAAGGCAACGAGTTCGAGAAGGTCATGGGGGCCGTCACTGCCCTCATCAAGCGGGCCGGTGGGAGCGCCGCGCCGGCGCCAGCGCCCGGCCCGTCCTGAACTCGCCGCGAGAAATAATACTAATCCCCACTCGCACGTGTTGCGGTAACATACTTTGTTGTCGACACAGAGTAACGTGCTTCTTGATGTTCTTTTATTCTGATCGACCAGGTTTTCTATGCTAGCTATATGTTCATAGTGCTTCTTTTAGTTTACATCATTTATTAGCTTTGTGATCTCCTTTTGTCATTATTGAGACATTGTTTGGTGCTTGCCAATTTGGGACATTTTATTAATGCGTAAATTTTATTTTCCGTGGGATCTCTATTTTTTATTAGATAGAAAAAGAATTGAGCAGAAAATAAAACCTGCTGAAAATATCAAAGAACACATGAAACCTTTTTTTTTACATTATTTGTTTTGAGATTGCTTACCACATAATATGTACAACTATTTTCATCCATTTACCTTCCAAAGTCAAAACTTGTAGTGTACGTAATGTTGGTAGCAAATGAGTTCACGCTTTAGGAACATTTCTGATTTCTGGGCGTGGCACCCTGATGGTAGGGGACTGTTTACGGTCAGTTCAGCATATAAGTTCATGGTCACTACAAAAATCCAACGAGAGAATTGGTTGGAAGGAAGAGCGGGTCAGTCGGACACGGAGAGGGAAGCGAATTCGTGGTCTTCGCTTTGGAGCATCGTAGTTCCTTCAAAGGTCTTTGTCTGGAGATTAGCTCAACACTCCTTGCCAACGACGGATGTGCTGAAGCATCGCAACATGGCTGAGCAGGATGCATGCCCACTCTGCGGCTGTGTAGATTCGTGGCGCCATGCATTAATATCCTGTACAAACGCCAGATGCACTTGGGCACTTACTGATGACAATCTAGTATCTAAAATGACAGTGAACACTGAATCCAGTGCTAAGAGTTGGCTTTTTGAAatgaatgatgtgttggaccaaaAGGAGTTTGCACGGATGGTTATCACATTATGGTCTATATGATATGCGAGACGAAAGACAATACATGAAGCAATCTTTCAAAGTCCATTATCAGGTTTTCTCTTTTGTCAACTCCTACATAAATGAGCTAGATCAACTTCCGAAAGCTAGGGCTATTAAACCAGCGAGTGTACCTTCCAGTAATGTGCAGCAACGTTGGATACCTCCACCGATTCACACCCAGAAAATCAATTTAGATGGTGTTGTGGCCCGCCATCGACGTGGAGGAGCAGTAGCTGCGATTTGTCGAGACCACTCTGTTAGACTGTGTATATACGTAGCATCTGTATAAACATTATAACATTGTATTGTACCCCTTGGTACCtttatataatgagatagccacacttGTTTAGAGTGTCGGGCAGTTTCCCAAATCTCttgttttacatggtatcagagtAGGTTACGTGGTCTTCCGCTGCTCCCGCCGCGGCCGCCGGTCCTCGCCCCTACATCGCCGCTCCTCGCCTCTCAGCCTCTCGCGACGGCCTATGGAGCCCTGTCGCCGCCAGGTTCTCCGATCGGATCTGGCGCCTCGGGGGACCTTGCCTCGACCGAGATCACTACGCTGCCGCCCTACAGTGTCGCCGCACCAATGCCCTACGGCGTCGCCCCGCTGTCGCCCTACGGCGTCACTTCTAACTCGTACGACGCCTTCCCGGTGGCCCATggtgc from Triticum aestivum cultivar Chinese Spring chromosome 4A, IWGSC CS RefSeq v2.1, whole genome shotgun sequence harbors:
- the LOC123082813 gene encoding uncharacterized protein, with protein sequence MATRRSSTGGCHVSSLLVLLFLASASASLLGARAKGPVVDVKASCAKTDGPITCNSFLGPEPDTKTADARGLAEIAMKVTAKLGGLVGAYARRELDLVKDNPTWQCLDECAEDIEDALSHLDDALGGVNDAQFDQVRQYIDLSEQDTWSCDETCRDTPPSPVKTELLRKNLDFDRMMNVTRQLIKLADGGASPVPPKPAILP
- the LOC123082814 gene encoding uncharacterized protein, with amino-acid sequence MAMAARCNTPSVNLLSLLLLLLLSSALLVTAAGNSAKDACSKAPDQQFCVAFLAGIPESMTVDARGLAELGIRAAAKIGAAEGTAARTQLNLVTIKGPQWQCMDSCVADVEEAVSHLDVDRGKGGVTAMDDAKFNDARDYVESAEKDGLTWNCDQCRDGLTAPVKTGLLPKGNEFEKVMGAVTALIKRAGGSAAPAPAPGPS